A region from the Hippopotamus amphibius kiboko isolate mHipAmp2 chromosome 15, mHipAmp2.hap2, whole genome shotgun sequence genome encodes:
- the EIF3G gene encoding eukaryotic translation initiation factor 3 subunit G: protein MPTGDFDSKPSWADQVEEEGEDDKCVTSELLKGIPLATGDTSPEPELLPGAPLPPPKEVINGSIKTVTEYKIDEDGKKFKIVRTFRIETRKASKAVARRKNWKKFGNSEFDPPGPNVATTTVSDDVSMTFITSKEDLNCQEEEDPMNKLKGQKIVSCRICKGDHWTTRCPYKDTLGPMQKELAEQLGLSTGEKEKLPGELEPVQATQNKTGKYVPPSLRDGASRRGESMQPNRRADDNATIRVTNLSEDTRETDLQELFRPFGSISRIYLAKDKTTGQSKGFAFISFHRREDAARAIAGVSGFGYDHLILNVEWAKPSTN, encoded by the exons ATGCCGACCGGAGATTTTGA TTCGAAGCCCAGTTGGGCCGACCAggtggaagaggagggagaggacg ACAAATGTGTCACCAGCGAGCTCCTCAAGGGGATCCCTCTGGCCACCGGGGATACCAGCCCAGAGCCTGAACTATTGCCAGGAG CTCCACTGCCGCCTCCCAAGGAGGTCATCAATGGAAGCATCAAGACAGTGACCGAGTACAAGATAGATGAGGATGGCAAGAAGTTCAAG ATTGTCCGCACCTTCAGAATTGAGACCCGGAAGGCCTCAAAGGCTGTGGCAAGGAGGAag AACTGGAAGAAGTTTGGGAACTCAGAGTTTGATCCACCGGGGCCCAATGTGGCCACCACCACGGTCAGTGATGATGTATCCATGACATTCATCACCAGCAAAGAG GATCTGAACTGCCAGGAAGAGGAGGACCCGATGAATAAGCTAAAGGGCCAGAAGATCGTGTCCTGCCGAATCTGCAAGggtgaccactggaccacccgctGCCCCTACAAGGACACACTGGGGCCCATGCAGAAGGAACTGGCCGAGCAGCTGGGCCTGTCCACTGGCGAGAAGGAGAAGCTGCCTGGAG AGCTGGAGCCTGTGCAGGCCACTCAGAACAAGACAGGGAAGTATGTGCCTCCGAGCCTGCGGGATGGGGCCAGCCGCCGTGGGGAGTCCATGCAGCCCAACCGCAGAG CCGACGACAACGCCACTATTCGCGTCACCAACCTGTCCGAGGACACTCGTGAGACCGACCTGCAGGAGCTCTTCCGGCCCTTCGGCTCCATCTCCCGCATCTACCTGGCAAAGGACAAGACCACTGGGCAGTCCAAG GGCTTTGCCTTCATCAGCTTCCACCGCCGCGAGGACGCCGCACGCGCCATCGCTGGGGTGTCTGGCTTTGGCTATGACCACCTCATCCTCAACGTCGAGTGGGCCAA GCCGTCAACCAACTAA
- the P2RY11 gene encoding P2Y purinoceptor 11 isoform X2, with translation MGQSGRSRHQKRARAQAHLRNLEAYGAQPHSFVFSRGRAGRSVRQLSLDLRRLMEPLTATRLQVRKKNSLKDCVAVAGPLGVTHFLILSKTETNVYFKLMRLPGGPTLTFQINKYTLVRDVVSSLRRHRMHEQQFAHPPLLVLNSFGPHGMHVKLMASMFQNLFPSINVHKVNLNTIKRCLLINYNPDSQELDFRHYSIKVVPVGASRGMKKLLQEKFPNMSRLQDISELLATGAGLSESEAEPDGEHNITELPQAVAGRGNMRAQQSAVRLTEIGPRMTLQLIKIQEGVGEGNVLFHSFVHKTEEELQAILAAKEEKLRLKAQRQDQQAQNIQRKREQREAHRKKSLAGMKRARAEANGDSDAEDPGAPPEAEGAGHQEEEEDEAEYFRQAVGEEPDEDMFPKAAKWRRPSRPPGKKQRIKERKPDRGVTQCPANFSAAADRILSGFQEGFLWPILVVEFLVALAGNSLALYRFYTREQRPWHPAVIFSAQLAVSDLLYALTLPPLAAYFYPPKHWRYGEAACRLERFLFTCNLLGSVIFITCISLNRYLGIVHPFFTHSQLRPKHAWAISAAGWVLAAVLAAPTLSFSHLTRLRQEGNCTVAKPEACIKCLGTADDNRLEAYRVYNLALVALGCGLPLLLSLVAYSALGRAVRQSHGMTAANKLHVTVLVASGVALYASSYVPYYVTGVLNVYARQRWRARCPGFTSVAQAGKAVEWRTYVAHQVTRGLVPLAICIHPLLYMAVAPSLDCCRRHCPGCGQGQTPENAKCSTQALSLHVTSTSETSGPQSPELNP, from the exons ATGGGACAGTCGGGGCGG TCCCGGCACCAGAAACGCGCGCGCGCCCAGGCGCACCTCCGCAACCTCGAGGCCTATGGCGCGCAGCCGCACTCGTTCGTGTTCTCCCGGGGCCGCGCCGGTCGCAGCGTCCGGCAGCTCAGCCTGGACTTGCGGCGGCTTATGGAGCCGCTCACCGCCACCCGCCTGCAG GTTCGAAAGAAAAACTCTCTGAAGGATTGTGTGGCAGTGGCTGGGCCCCTTGGGGTCACACATTTCCTGATCCTGAGCAAAACGGAGACCAATGTCTACTTT AAGCTGATGCGCCTCCCAGGGGGCCCCACCTTGACCTTCCAGATCAACAAG TACACCTTGGTGCGTGACGTGGTCTCCTCGCTGCGGCGGCACCGCATGCACGAGCAGCAGTttgcccacccacccctcctgGTGCTCAACAGCTTTGGCCCCCACGGCATGCACGTGAAGCTCATGGCCAGCATGTTCCAGAACCTGTTCCCCTCCATCAACGTGCACAAG gTGAACCTGAACACCATCAAGCGCTGCCTTCTCATCAACTACAACCCTGACTCCCAGGAGCTGGATTTCCGTCATTA TAGCATCAAAGTTGTCCCTGTGGGTGCAAGTCGTGGGATGAAGAAGCTTCTCCAGGAGAAGTTCCCCAACATGAGTCGCTTGCAGGACATCAGTGAGCTGCTGGCCAC GGGAGCCGGGCTGTCGGAGAGTGAGGCGGAGCCCGACGGGGAGCACAACATCACGGAGCTGCCCCAGGCTGTGGCGGGGCGTGGCAACATGCGGGCTCAGCAGAGTGCAGTGCGGCTGACAGAG ATCGGGCCTCGGATGACACTGCAGCTCATCAAGATCCAGGAGGGTGTCGGAGAGGGGAACGTGCTCTTCCACAGTTTTG TGCACAAAACGGAGGAGGAGCTGCAGGCCATCCTGGCAGCCAAGGAAGAGAAGCTGCGACtcaaggcccagaggcaggaccAGCAGGCCCAGAACATTCAGCGCAAGCGAGAGCAGCGAGAGGCGCACAG gaagaagaGCCTGGCGGGCATGAAGCGGGCACGGGCAGAGGCCAATGGGGACAGTGATGCAGAGGACCCCGGGGCCCCTCCAGAGGCAGAGGGGGCCGGCcatcaagaggaagaggaggacgaGGCCGAGTATTTCCGCCAGGCTGTGGGCGAGGAGCCTGATGAGG ACATGTTCCCAAAGGCAGCCAAGTGGAGGCGGCCCTCCAGGCCCCCAGGCAAGAAGCAGCGGATAAAGGAGCGGAAGCCGGACCGAG GTGTCACTCAGTGTCCAGCCAACTTCTCAGCAGCTGCTGACCGCATCCTCAGTGgcttccaggaaggcttcctatGGCCCATACTGGTGGTCGAGTTCCTGGTGGCCTTGGCTGGCAACAGCCTGGCCCTATACCGCTTCTACACCCGGGAGCAgcgcccttggcacccagccgTGATCTTCTCGGCCCAGCTGGCAGTCAGCGACCTGCTCTACGCCCTGACGCTGCCCCCGCTGGCAGCCTACTTTTACCCACCCAAACACTGGCGCTATGGGGAGGCTGCGTGCCGCCTGGAGCGCTTCCTCTTCACCTGCAACCTGCTGGGCAGCGTCATCTTCATCACCTGCATCAGCCTCAATCGCTACCTGGGCATCGTCCACCCCTTCTTCACCCACAGCCAACTGCGGCCCAAGCATGCCTGGGCCATCAGCGCTGCTGGCTGGGTGCTGGCAGCCGTGCTGGCTGCACCCACGCTCAGCTTCTCCCACCTGACTAGGCTGCGGCAGGAAGGCAACTGCACCGTGGCCAAGCCTGAGGCCTGCATCAAGTGCCTGGGGACAGCAGATGACAACCGGCTCGAGGCCTACAGAGTCTACAACCTGGCGCTGGTAGCCCTGGGCTGCGGCCTGCCGTTGCTGCTCAGCCTCGTGGCCTACAGCGCCCTCGGGCGGGCCGTGCGGCAGAGCCACGGCATGACGGCGGCCAACAAGCTGCACGTGACAGTGCTGGTGGCCAGTGGTGTGGCCCTCTACGCTAGTTCCTACGTGCCCTACTACGTCACAGGGGTGCTCAACGTGTATGCCCGGCAGCGCTGGAGAGCCCGCTGCCCGGGCTTCACAAGTGTGGCCCAGGCTGGGAAAGCGGTGGAATGGAGGACGTACGTGGCCCACCAGGTAACACGGGGCCTCGTTCCACTGGCCATCTGCATCCACCCGCTGCTCTACATGGCCGTGGCACCCAGCCTGGACTGCTGCCGCCGACACTGCCCTGGCTGCGGGCAAGGCCAGACCCCAGAGAACGCCAAGTGCTCCACCCAAGCTCTGTCCCTCCATGTCACATCCACCTCTGAAACCTCAGGGCCCCAGTCCCCCGAGCTGAACCCGTGA
- the P2RY11 gene encoding P2Y purinoceptor 11 isoform X1, with protein sequence MRATVTTTTGVTQCPANFSAAADRILSGFQEGFLWPILVVEFLVALAGNSLALYRFYTREQRPWHPAVIFSAQLAVSDLLYALTLPPLAAYFYPPKHWRYGEAACRLERFLFTCNLLGSVIFITCISLNRYLGIVHPFFTHSQLRPKHAWAISAAGWVLAAVLAAPTLSFSHLTRLRQEGNCTVAKPEACIKCLGTADDNRLEAYRVYNLALVALGCGLPLLLSLVAYSALGRAVRQSHGMTAANKLHVTVLVASGVALYASSYVPYYVTGVLNVYARQRWRARCPGFTSVAQAGKAVEWRTYVAHQVTRGLVPLAICIHPLLYMAVAPSLDCCRRHCPGCGQGQTPENAKCSTQALSLHVTSTSETSGPQSPELNP encoded by the exons ATGCGGGCCACGGTCACTACCACCACAG GTGTCACTCAGTGTCCAGCCAACTTCTCAGCAGCTGCTGACCGCATCCTCAGTGgcttccaggaaggcttcctatGGCCCATACTGGTGGTCGAGTTCCTGGTGGCCTTGGCTGGCAACAGCCTGGCCCTATACCGCTTCTACACCCGGGAGCAgcgcccttggcacccagccgTGATCTTCTCGGCCCAGCTGGCAGTCAGCGACCTGCTCTACGCCCTGACGCTGCCCCCGCTGGCAGCCTACTTTTACCCACCCAAACACTGGCGCTATGGGGAGGCTGCGTGCCGCCTGGAGCGCTTCCTCTTCACCTGCAACCTGCTGGGCAGCGTCATCTTCATCACCTGCATCAGCCTCAATCGCTACCTGGGCATCGTCCACCCCTTCTTCACCCACAGCCAACTGCGGCCCAAGCATGCCTGGGCCATCAGCGCTGCTGGCTGGGTGCTGGCAGCCGTGCTGGCTGCACCCACGCTCAGCTTCTCCCACCTGACTAGGCTGCGGCAGGAAGGCAACTGCACCGTGGCCAAGCCTGAGGCCTGCATCAAGTGCCTGGGGACAGCAGATGACAACCGGCTCGAGGCCTACAGAGTCTACAACCTGGCGCTGGTAGCCCTGGGCTGCGGCCTGCCGTTGCTGCTCAGCCTCGTGGCCTACAGCGCCCTCGGGCGGGCCGTGCGGCAGAGCCACGGCATGACGGCGGCCAACAAGCTGCACGTGACAGTGCTGGTGGCCAGTGGTGTGGCCCTCTACGCTAGTTCCTACGTGCCCTACTACGTCACAGGGGTGCTCAACGTGTATGCCCGGCAGCGCTGGAGAGCCCGCTGCCCGGGCTTCACAAGTGTGGCCCAGGCTGGGAAAGCGGTGGAATGGAGGACGTACGTGGCCCACCAGGTAACACGGGGCCTCGTTCCACTGGCCATCTGCATCCACCCGCTGCTCTACATGGCCGTGGCACCCAGCCTGGACTGCTGCCGCCGACACTGCCCTGGCTGCGGGCAAGGCCAGACCCCAGAGAACGCCAAGTGCTCCACCCAAGCTCTGTCCCTCCATGTCACATCCACCTCTGAAACCTCAGGGCCCCAGTCCCCCGAGCTGAACCCGTGA